From the Paenibacillus sp. R14(2021) genome, the window TGACGAATGTGACGATTCCTTATGCGCTCGAGCTCGCAAACAAGGGGATGGTTGAGGCCGTTCGCGGGAATGAATCGCTTCGCAAGGGCGTCAATACGTATAAGGGGCGGATCACCCATCCTCAGGTGGCTGAAGCCGTGGGCTTGCCGTATACCGAAATCGCTCAGCTGCTGGACAGCGTTTCGATCGACACGATTAACTAATCCAGGCTTCGGCTGAGCTCTTCGTGTCGGACTCCTCGTACCGAAAGCGTGTGATTTGCCCATGCATGATTCGCTTTCCTTCCTCATAAGGTGTTGTAAGGACAACCATGGAGAGCTGTCGTCTATGGCGCAAGTCCGTGCCCGAATGGCGAAAGGGGACGCTTATTCATGGTTGTATCGGTACGCAGGTGGCTTAGGCGGATCATTTTCGTCCTGCTGTTAAGCATCTTCACGATTACGATGTACGGCGGATGCCGGCTGCTTGCGGTCTGGATCGCGCCAGATGATCCCTACCGTGTGCCTCAAGGGCATGCGCTGAAAGTATTCCATGCATTCGACCAGCAGGAAGGCGAGAACGGAAGTATCGCGGAGCGTCTTCGTTTATTTTATTGGTACGGGGAGTAACGGCCGAGACGGTTTCGGGCGGCCATGAGCAGGAGAAATGACGGAGAATGTGGAATTATAGCGGTATGCTGCTTGGATTTTGGAGAGGGAACCTTTATGATAGAACATCTGAAAGCATTTATCGCGGCCTTGCAATCGGGAAACCGGCGGCGTTCGCCGCATACCCTGCAATCTTATGAACGTGATGTCACGCAATTGCTCCGCTATATATCAGGCGAGGGCGTCGGCGATATACAATCGATCCAGAAGCACCATCTATCGCTTTATTTTCTTCAGTTGAAGCAGCAGGGGCGGGCAGCCGCAACCATTTCAAGGCATATGGTGTCGCTGCGTGCTTTTTTTCATTATCTACACGCAAGCGGGCTGGTTCAATCCAATCCTGCGCTTCATCTGGAATCGCCGAAGCAAGAGAAGCGAACGCCCGGCGTGCTGACGAACAGCGACATCGAGAAGCTTTTGGCCGCGCCGGATCTATCCACGGATACGGGTGTGCGAGACCTGGCGATGCTGGAGCTGCTTTATGCGGCAGGCATGCGGGTATCTGAACTCATAGGACTGAACCAGGATCATATTCATCTGACGCTGGGCTTTATCCGCTGTGTGGACGCCAAATCCAAGGAGCGCATTATTCCGATCGGAAGCGCGGCTTCTGAAGCTCTGTCGAAGTATATGGAGACCGTGCGCTTGAAGCTGGCAAAGAACGGTGAGCAGGCATTGTTTCTGAATATGCAGGGCGAGCGTATCTCACGGCAGGGGTTTTGGAAAATCGTCAAGAAGCAGGCCAAGGAAGCGGGAATCGAGAGCGCGATGACCCCGCACACGCTGCGCCACTCCTTTGCCGCCCACCTGCTTGAGAATGGAGCAGATCTTCGTTCTGTACAGGAAATGATGGGACATGCTGACTTGCAG encodes:
- a CDS encoding DUF4227 family protein, which produces MVVSVRRWLRRIIFVLLLSIFTITMYGGCRLLAVWIAPDDPYRVPQGHALKVFHAFDQQEGENGSIAERLRLFYWYGE
- the xerD gene encoding site-specific tyrosine recombinase XerD, translated to MIEHLKAFIAALQSGNRRRSPHTLQSYERDVTQLLRYISGEGVGDIQSIQKHHLSLYFLQLKQQGRAAATISRHMVSLRAFFHYLHASGLVQSNPALHLESPKQEKRTPGVLTNSDIEKLLAAPDLSTDTGVRDLAMLELLYAAGMRVSELIGLNQDHIHLTLGFIRCVDAKSKERIIPIGSAASEALSKYMETVRLKLAKNGEQALFLNMQGERISRQGFWKIVKKQAKEAGIESAMTPHTLRHSFAAHLLENGADLRSVQEMMGHADLQTLQLYVQMTKTRMKEVYNLAHPRAKRM